The following are encoded together in the Candidatus Polarisedimenticolaceae bacterium genome:
- a CDS encoding outer membrane beta-barrel protein has product MNKRVFPVLALLLASAASSAWAQAARDHGAFQFRLGGFMPQANSEFWDSNFDAYTLDSSDFNDAMLGGSYVFSASNFVEVGFNLDFYDSVARSADVDFTDQFGNAILHDTSLRLVPMTVDVRVLPAGRYAMRGQGGRIAVRRPVPYLGAGLGFNYWEFEEVGDFVDDPGAPEPAVIFDRVADSGTDFETHVLAGIEVPVSPFWSLTFEGRYSWSEAETDGRLADLYPGKIDLGGAAFFFGASVRF; this is encoded by the coding sequence GTGAACAAGCGCGTGTTTCCCGTTCTGGCGCTCCTGCTGGCGAGCGCGGCGTCGTCCGCTTGGGCCCAGGCGGCCCGCGACCACGGCGCCTTCCAGTTCCGCCTCGGCGGATTCATGCCGCAGGCGAACAGCGAGTTCTGGGACTCGAACTTCGACGCCTACACGCTCGACTCGAGCGACTTCAACGATGCGATGCTCGGGGGAAGCTACGTCTTCTCGGCGTCCAATTTCGTCGAGGTCGGCTTCAACCTCGACTTCTACGACTCCGTGGCCCGCTCGGCGGACGTCGACTTCACCGACCAGTTCGGAAACGCGATCCTTCACGACACGTCGCTGCGCCTGGTTCCCATGACGGTCGACGTGCGCGTGTTGCCCGCGGGTCGTTACGCGATGCGAGGCCAGGGCGGCCGAATCGCCGTGCGTCGCCCCGTGCCGTACCTCGGTGCCGGACTCGGCTTCAACTATTGGGAGTTCGAGGAGGTCGGCGACTTCGTCGACGATCCGGGCGCTCCCGAACCGGCCGTGATCTTCGACCGCGTCGCGGACAGCGGCACCGACTTCGAGACACACGTGCTCGCGGGGATCGAGGTCCCGGTGAGCCCCTTCTGGAGCCTGACCTTCGAGGGGCGTTATTCGTGGTCGGAGGCGGAGACGGACGGCCGGCTCGCCGACCTCTACCCCGGGAAGATCGACCTGGGCGGCGCGGCGTTCTTCTTCGGCGCGTCGGTGCGGTTCTAG